CTTGCCGATACCTAGGGGTTGGAAGGTTCGCTACACCATTTTGTTAAATTCCTTCCGCAGCCGCTTGATGATCCGCTTCTCGAGCCGGGAGATATAGGACTGGGAAATGCCGAGCAGATCGGCGACGTCCTTCTGCGTCTTCTCCTCGCCGTCGGCCAGCCCGAAGCGAAGCTCCATAATGATCCGTTCCCGTTCGGTCAGCTTGTCGAGCGCTTTGTGCAGCAGCTTACGGTCGACCTGCTCCTCGATGTTGCGGTAAATCGTATCGTTCTCCGTGCCGAGAACGTCGGATAGCAGCAGCTCGTTGCCGTCCCAATCGATGTTAAGCGGCTCGTCGAACGACACTTCCGTCCGCGTCTTGCTGTTGCGCCGCAAATACATCAAAATCTCGTTCTCGATGCAGCGGGAGGCGTACGTGGCGAGCTTGATCTTTTTCTCCGGATCGAACGTATTGACGGCTTTGATCAGGCCGATCGCGCCGATCGAGACGAGATCCTCGATATGGATGCCCGTGTTCTCGAACTTGCGGGCGATATACACAACGAGCCGGAGGTTGCGTTCGATCAGCATCGCCCGGATCGCCGTATCGCCCGACGGCAGCTTCTCGAGCAAATATTCTTCTTCTTCGCGGGTGAGCGGGGGCGGCAGCGCCTCGCTTCCGCCGATATAATAAATTTCCTCGCTCTTTAACCCGAATAAAAACAAAACGCGATAATAATATAACTGCAGGACTAATTTCCATTTGACGAGCATGCTGCTCCATCCCTCCCCGAAGAGCTGTGAATAGGACCATTCGCATTCGTTTGATTATGAAGCAGCGACGGATGGACAATGGCCTGATAGGCCCCGTCCGCAGCCAGCCTGCCGGCGTCGAGGCCGACCAGCACTTTGCGCGTCTCGTAAACTTCCCCGTCCCGCCGTACGACAACGAGATCCGGCTTGATGGCGAGCATGAACTGAGCGCCGCGATTGACGCCGCGATACGGCACCAGACGCAGGCGGTCCTGCCACATAAACGGCTCATCCTGCATGGTTGCCAGCAGTTTATCGACCTCCGCATCCCGGATCCGTTTGATCCAGCCCGGCGGCAAATCCTCCTGCCAAAGCGAAGCTTCCATCACCATGACGGGCGTGCGCGTCAGCGGCTCGTAAAGCTGATTGCCGGTATCGATGAGCCCCGTGCAGTTCCGCTCGCAGCCTTCAATCATCACCGACACCTCCGCGATATGGCTCCTCACCAGGTCGCGTTCTTTTCGCTGCATCAGGATGGAACGAAACATGTAAAAACCGACAGAAATAAGGCTGAACAGAAACACGATGCCGAGTCTCAAATGGACGTCCGAACGGCCGCCGATAAACATCAGGATATCCTTCATTTCACCGGAACCGCTCATCAGCAGGTAATGGAGACCGAGCACGGCACCGCCGGCCACAAAATTAACGGCATAAAATACAAACACGAGACGTACAAAATGCTGAATGCTCCCAAACCCGAAAACGATCAGCAGCATGACGACGGACACAGCCAATTTAACCGGAATGCCGAACAAGAACGCAAGCGACGGAAATACGGCCAGTACCGCATACAACGATCCGCAGAACGCGGCCAGCAGCACCTTCCACCAGACGGCCCGGACGCCCCGCACCCAAGCGGTAAGCAGGAGGGCCGAACCGTCGATCATCACGTTGATCATAAACAGGACGTCGATATAAACTGCGTTCAAGCGCCGCTCACCTTCCCGCCGCAGCTCCTCTTTCCGGCCTGCCTCCCTTTATGCCGCAACGGTCTGTGGCATGTGTCTAGTATATTTAAATCCTATTACAATGTCTGTCTAAACATGCCGTCAGGAGCGATCTTTTTTTGTCGAGCTGTTGCGGAAGACGAGCCCGGACAACCCGAAAAAACGACGGCGGCGGTTGCTCCGTACGACCCGATCTTATCCGGATTTCGAGACAAGTAGAAACGGCTGTCCGCCGTCCTTTTGACGGTGAGCAGCCGTTTCGTCCCTTTGGAAATCGAAGCCCTTTCTCCGATTTCGAAAAAAAACCGCCTCCCGGCAGGGCCGGAAGGCGGTTTACATTGCGGTCACGTATGAACCGGAATTAGCGGTCGTTGTTGCGGCGGTTGCGCAGAAAAGCGGGAATATCGAGCTGGTCGCTGGACACGCCGCTTCCGAACGGCTTCGGACCGGGAGTGGTCGTAGTTTGACGGTTCTCGGCAGGCTGCTGCTCGGCAGGCTGCTGACCCGCCATGCGGCGAAGCCCCGGATTGCTGCGATGCTCGAAGCCCGTCGCAATGACCGTAACCTTAATCTCTTCCTTCAGCGATTCGTCGATGCTGGCGCCGAAAATCATATTCACTTCCGGATCGGAAGCGGAAATGACGATTTCCGCCGCTTCGTTTACTTCGTACAGCGACAGGTTGGAACCGCCGGTAATATTCATGATGATGCCGCGCGCGCCGTCGATCGACGTTTCGAGCAGCGGGCTTTGAATGGCTTTGCGGGCGGCTTCGGCCGCACGGTTCTCGCCCGTCGCGTTGCCGATGCCCATCAGCGCCGAGCCTCGCTCGGTCATGATCGTCTTCACGTCGGCGAAATCGAGGTTGATGAGACCCGGTACGGCGATCAGGTCGGAGATGCCTTGAACGGCCTGGCGCAGCACGTTGTCGGCTTCGCGGAACGCCTCGAGCATCGGCGTCTTTTTGTCGACGATTTCGAGCAGCCGGTCGTTCGGGATGACGATCAGCGTGTCGACCTTCTCCTTCAGCGCCTCGATGCCCATTTCCGCCTGGCCGGAACGTTTGCGCCCTTCAAATGTAAACGGGCGTGTCACGACGCCTACCGTCAGCGCGCCGCATTCGCGGGCGATTTCGGCGATGACCGGCGCTGCGCCGGTACCGGTGCCGCCGCCCATGCCGGCGGTCACGAACACCATATCCGCTCCCTTGAGCGTATTCATGATCGATTCGCGAGATTCCTCAGCCGCTTTCTTGCCGACCTCAGGATTCGCACCTGCGCCGAGACCGCGGGTCAGCTTGTCCCCAATCTGCAGCTTCTGCTCGGAGTGCGCCATGTTCAGCGCCTGCGCATCCGTATTGACCGTTATAAATTCCACGCCCTTGACGCCGTTCTCAATCATCCGGTTGACCGCATTGCTGCCGCCGCCCCCCACGCCGATGACCTTAATTTGCGCCAGTTGCTCCGTTTCGAAATCGAATTCCAACATCCTTGTTTATCCCCCGTTCAAATGAATTCACTGAATAAATTTTTGAGCCGCTCGAACAAACCGGGTTTCGACGATGCGGCAGCTCCCGATTTCCGCGATGAACTCTTCTTGGGAGCGCTGACGGGGCGGCTGCGCATGTATTTGGACACGTATTGGATCATGCCGACGCCGCTGGTATAAGAAGGGTCGCGTACGCCGATATAATCGGGGACCGCGATGCGCACGGAGGATTCCAGCTCGACCTGGGCGAGCCCGAGCGTCCCGGGCATCGTCACCGCGCCGCCCGTGAGCACGTAGCCGTTCACCTTGTCGCCGTAACCGAGCCTTCTGACTTCCTGGCGGATCAAATGAAAAATTTCCTGCATCCGGGGTTCGATAATGTTGGCAAGATCAACCTGCGTAAATTCCTTCTCGACGTTGCTGCCCATCCGCATCACTTTGAACTTCTGATCCTCGGCGGCGTCGCCGATCAGCGAACAGCCGTATTTTTGCTTAATTTTCTCGGCCTGCTCCGTCTGCGTCCGCAGTCCGTAGGAGATATCGCTCGTGACATATTCGCCGCCGATCGGCAGCGTCGATGTGGCGGACAGGCTTCCCTGATCGAAAACGGCGATCGTCGCGGAGCCCGCGCCGATGTCGGCCAGCACCGTTCCCATCATTTTTTCGTCTTTCGTCAGCGCCATTTGACCGGAGGCTAAAGACATCAGGACGATACCGGCGATTTGGAGATTCGCTTTCTCGACGCAGCGGACGAGATTATGTATCGCCGTCTTTGCTCCGGTTACCACCGTCGCTTCCACCTCGAGGCGAACGCCGATCATGCCGCGCGGATCGGAGATCCCCTCCAAGCCGTCGACCAGATACTGCTTCGGCACCAGATTGACGATTTCCCGCTCCGGCGGCAGCGCGACCACCTTCGCCGCCTGAAGCACACGGTCGATATCGTCTTCGCTGATTTCCCGGTCCTCGTTCGATACCGCCACGACGCCCCGGTTCGTTTGCAAAGCGATATGATTCCCTTGAATGCCGACGTAAACTTCGTTTATTTGAATGCCTACCATGCGTTCCGCGTGTTCCACAGCGTTGCGGATCGACTGCACGGTCTGGTCGATATCGACGATCGCTCCCTTGCGAATGCCTTCCGAGTCGGCAGATCCAACTCCAATAATATTAATGGCTCCGTTCTGGACTTCGCCAATAATAGCACGAACCTTGGATGTACCGATGTCCAAACTGACGATGATGTCATTGCTGCTCAAACCTATGGCACCTCCGTTTCAACATTTTTGGGTACGGTCGATTACGATGTATGACTACTTTAATTCAACGCCTATTATATTTTCCCTCTTTTTCAACAAAATTTTCGGGGGTTGAAGATGTTTCCAGTGCGGGCCGGAGCCGCCTTGCAGCGGTCTGTCAGCCGCGAAATGCCGGGATAAACCCAAATCGGCATATAACTTAAATCATATCATTTATTAACTCTATTGAGTAGCGATTTCAAAAGATTCATTTCGAACTTTCTTCATCGGACGGCGCGTTGTTGAACGGCGCCCACTTATCGGCCAGCAGCAGCGTAACGATGCCGGGCTCCTGCTGCTGGGTAACGCCGTTCAGCATGGCGATCTTGGACGGCAGCAGCGAGGCGGCGGTAATGACTTCGAAGCGCGTGCGCGTATAGATTTTGATCCGGTCCGGATATGATTTCGACGGGTCCGGGATGATTTCCGAGAAATCGGCCAGCGATTCCGGCGGTATGGCGGCCAGCTGTTTGGCCAGCTGCGCTTTGACGGGATCGTTGTCCTGCCAGCCGGTAAGAACGGGCTTGTCCGCCACAAGATTCGCAGTAGCCGGCACGTCCACTCCGTTCGACAAAACGGCCGAAAGCTCTCCTTTTTTCGACAGCTCGAACGCAACGACCGGGAACTCGCGAACCGTAATGCCGATTTTTCCCGGAAACGTTTTGACGACCTCGACGCTCTCGACCGGCTTCAGCGTTTTGACCCGGCGCTCGATCGCAGAGGCGCTTATGCCGAAGAATGCGTCCCCGGCTTTAACGCCTGCCGCCTGCTTAATAGATTCGACGCTGAGCACCTGCTCGCCTTCCACATCGACCGAAGAAATTTTGCTGATCGATGAATGAAAGAACATCACGCTTAATATAACGATAAAAAGCAACAAAAGTACGGCAAGCAATTTTTTGCCGCTTCGGCGTTTCCGGACAGGTTCTCGCAGCACCGGCACTTTTTCCTGCATTGCTTGTCCCCTCTTTGCCAAAACGCAGGACGGCAAACGTCCGGTTCGCAGTACCCGCCGCCCGGTGTTAGCGGGGGCAGCCTGCAGGCCGGTGTTGCCGGCTGCGATCATGAGTCTCATTGTATGCAAAATGTTCAAGCGGTCAGCGGTAGACCCGGTCGTCCATTGCCGCCGGTACGCGTTGGATGCGTGCCCCGAGCCGGCCCAGCATCGTCTCGATCCGGTCGTAGCCCCGGTCAATATGATGCACCTGCTCGACGACGGTTTTTCCCTGCGCCGCCAGCCCTGCAATCACGAGCGCGGCTCCGGCCCGGAGATCGGTCGCCTCGACCGTCGCGCCGTAAAGCCGTGAGACGCCGCGGATGAAAGCGGAATTCAGATCGACGCGGATATCCGCGCCCATGCGGCACAATTCATCCACATGCTTGAAACGGCCTTCGAAAATCGTCTCTTTCATGACGCTCACTCCGTCGGCAAGCGCGAGCAGCACCATAACCTGCGATTGCAGATCGGTCGGGAACGCCGGGTAAGGCGACGTGACGACGCGATCGATCGCTTTCGGGCGGCTGGAACTGCCGATCTTAATTATATCACCGTCAACCGCGATTTGAACACCTGCGCGCCTGAGGACGTGGATGAGCGAGGTTAAGTGTACGGGATTCGTATGCTGCAGCGTCACCTGTCCGCGCGTTGCGGCGGCGGCCACCATGACGGTGCCCGTTACGATGCGGTCGGGAATGACCTGGTATCTGCACGGCTCGAGACGATTAACGCCCTCCACCGTAATCGTATCCGTCCCCGCCCCGATGATCTTGGCACCCATCCGATTGAGAAAATGCTGCAAATCCTGGATTTCCGGCTCTCTCGCCGCGTTCGTGATCGTGGTCATGCCTTCGGCCAGCACCGCGGCCATCATAATATTTTCCGTTGCGCCGACGCTCGGAAAGTCGAGATGGATTTCCGTCCCCTTCAGCCGGCCCGCGCAGCACACGATCCGGCTTCCTTCCTCTTCGACCGTTGCGCCGAGCGCCGTCAGGCCCTGCAGGTGCAGGTCGATTTTCCGTTCGCCGATCGCGCAGCCGCCGGGCTGATAGACCGTCACCTTCCCGAACCGGGCCAGCAGCGGCCCCATCAGGAAAATGGAGGAGCGCATTTGACGCATCAGCGCCTCGGGAATATGAGAGCTGTTTGCTGTCGACGTATCCAGCGTTACGGTTTGCCCCTCATGCACCGCTTCGCAGCCAAGCTCCCGCAAAATGTTCAGCATGACGTCGATGTCCAGAAGGCGGGGCACATGATCGAGCATTACTTTTCCTTCCACCAGCATGCTTGCAGCCAAAATCGGCAAAGCGGCGTTTTTCGCTCCTTGGATAACAATGGTTCCTGAGAGTGGTTTCCCGCCTTCAATCACCAATTTGTCCAATGTATCACCTCCGGATTACCGCTCGCCCACCACCAGTACTTCCGGCACCAGGTCGACTCCGAATCGGTCATTGACGGTGCTGCGGATCGTTGCCATGAGGGCGAGAACGTCCTCAGCTGTCGCTTGCCCGGTGTTGACAATGAAATTGGCGTGCTGCGCCGATACTTCCGCTCCTCCGCTGCGAAGCCCCTTGAGGCCCGCTTCCTGTATAAGCCGCGCGGCATGATCGCCCGGCGGATTCCGGAACACGCTGCCCGCGCACGGCAGCTGAAGCGGCTGCGTACGGCGGCGCCGGTCCTTGTAGGATGCCAGCGATGCGGCGATTTCCTTCCGGTCTCCTTCGCGGAGCTCGAACGTTGCCCGGGCGACGACGCCCGGACGGTCGTGAAGCACCGTATGCCGGTAAGCGAATTGCATATCGCCTGGTCCATAGCGAACCAATTCCCCTGTTTCCAGTACAACGTCAGCTGATTTGAAAATGCGCGACACTTCCGACCCGTGGGCGCCTGCGTTCATATAAACGGCTCCGCCGACCGTTCCCGGAATCCCCCCTGCAAATTCCAGTCCGGTCAGCCCTTCCTTGCCCGCCAGAACGGACAGCTTGATGAAGGAGAAAGCGGCGCCGGCATGAACGAGCGTGCCCTCGAACCGCACATAATCGAACCCGTCGCCCAATTGGATGACAACGCCGCGAATACCTTTGTCGCTCACCAGCATGTTGGAGCCGCGGCCGAGGTTCGTCCACGGAACGGAGTGCTTCCGGAGCAGCCGCAGGACCGCCGCCAGCTGCTTTTCATCATGCGGAATGACGAAAACGTCGGCGGGGCCGCCGATTTTCCAGGTTGTATATGCGGATAAAGGCTCGCGGTGCCGGACATCGCCGACATCGGTGCGGGCCAGCTCCGCCAAAAACTGCTCCATCTCTCGTACCTCCTTTTTGCTCTTGCGGGCGACAGCCGGCCGGAGACATCGTACGGGACGCCGGGCGGTCCGCCTGCACAGACGCTCAGGCTTTATTGGACCCGCCGGGTGGCGGTCACGATTATACGGTATACTATGCCTCCGCGTACGGTAGTGTGACAATCGCCCAGGTGCCGCGCGGCTGCCCTAGCTTCGCCCGGCAAGCCGCTTGAGCTCGGCCGACAGCAGGGCCGCCGACTGCGGCATGCCAAGCTTGCGCGCCGCCGTTCCCATCGCTGCGAGCCGCCCGGAATCGCCAAGTATGGCGCTTATCCGCTCGAACAGCATTGCGCCCGTCAGCCGTCGCTCAATAATCATTTCCGCGGCGCCCGCGTTCATCAGCGTCCGCGCGTTGGCCTCCTGGTGATTGTTGGTCACGTTCGGCGACGGGACGAGAATCGAAGGAAGGCCGAGCGCGGTCAGCTCCGCCAGCGACGAAGCGCCGGAGCGGCTGACGACAAGCGTCGAGGCGGCCAGCACCTCGGGCATATTATGCAAATACGGGAGCACATGGATGTAATTGGAAAGCTGCGGAATCACTTTCTTGATCCGCTCCATCGTCCCCTCGTAATAGCTTTCGCCGGTTACAAACACAAAATGGACCCCCGGCAGCCGCCCAGTCAGCGGCGCCATGTCCACCATCGCGTCGTTCATGGCTTTCGCGCCTCTGCTGCCGCCGACCACCAGGACGATTTTGCTGCCCTGGGACAGGCCGAGCGAGGCGAAGCCTTTGTCCCTGTTTGCTTTGACCACTTGGGAAGCGCGCGGATTGCCGGTAAACACCACCCGCTTCGAACGCTTGAACTGCGTTTGCGATTCTTTAAAGCTGACGGCGACGCAGTCGGCGTACCGGGCCAGAAACTGATTGGTCAGTCCCGCGATCGCATTCTGTTCGTGGATCAGCGTCGGGATGCCGAGCTTCGCCGCAGCGTATACGACCGGACCGCATACATAGCCGCCCGTGCCGACGACAACGTCCGGCTTGAAGGCCGCGAGCAGCTGCTTCGAACGTCTGACGCCCTTCAGGAACCGCATCACGGTGCGGACGTTTTCCAGCGACAGCTTGCGCCGGAAGCCGGTAATTTCGACCGGCTCGAAATCGATGCCCTGCGCGGGCACGATCCGGCTTTCAAGCCCTTTCGGGGTGCCGATGTAAAGGATGGCGGTATCCGGCTCCTCCTCGGCTACGTGCCTGCCGACGGCAAGCGCGGGATAGATGTGGCCGCCCGTTCCGCCGCCGGTCAATACAATCCGCATGAAAACGTCACCTCGAATAACGGGATATGTTGAGCAAAATGCCGAGCGCGGTCAGCAGCAGCGTTAGCGACGAGCCGCCGTAGCTGACGAGCGGCAGCGTAATGCCGGTAACCGGCAGCATGCCGATGACAACGCCGATGTTGATGAATACCTGGACGCCGACGATGCCGACGATGCCGACCGCCAGCAGGCTGCCGAACGTATCGGGCGCCGTCATCGCCGTCCGCATGCCGCGCCAAATCAAGATCGCGAACAGCGCGATGATCGCCGCGCCGCCGATAAATCCAAGCTCTTCGGCGACGATCGAGAAAATAAAATCGGTTTGCGGCTCGGGCAGGTAATTGAATTTTTGCCGGCTCATGCCGAGACCGAGACCGACCAGGCCGCCGGGACCGATCGCGTACAGCGATTGGATGATCTGGTACCCCGTCCCGAGCGGGTCGGACCATGGATCGAGAAAGCCGGTGATGCGCTTCATCCGGTACGGCGCCGCCAAAATAAGGCCGACCAGGCCGCCGACGCCGAGCAGGACCAGCGAGCCGAGATGGGAGAGCCTTGCTCCCGCCGTATAGATGACGAGCAGCGATGCGCCGACCATGACCGCCGCCGAGCCGAGGTCCGGCTGCAGCATGATCAGACCGAACGCCAGGCCCATAATGCCGAGCGGCGGCAGCAGCCCTTTGGTGAAGCTCGTCACGACCTGCTGCCTGTCGGACAGCAGTTTGGCCAAAAAGATGATCATGGCGAGCTTCATGAACTCGGAAGGCTGGATGCCGAACGAGCTGATGCCGAGCCAGCTTCTCGCGCCGCCGCGCACGACGCCGATGCCGGGGATGAGCACAATGACGAGCAGGCCGAAGCAGACGATCAGGGCAAGCTTCGAGTACTTCTTCCATATCCAATAATCGGTGTTCATCGTGACGAACATCGCGCCGACACCGAGCGCCGCAAACAGCAGCTGGCGTTTCAGGAAATAGAAGGAGTCGCCGAATTGGTGAAATGCAAGTACGGCGCTTGCGCTGTAGACCATCACGAGACCGATGGCAAGAATGAGCAAAATCGAAACGATCATCCACATATCCGGGGCGGATCTGGCTTTGGCCATCGCTGGAAACACCTCTGCATGCGTAAGTAGGGACAAGCCCCCTACTTACAACGTATGCGCCGATTGCTTAAACATTCGCCCCCGCTGCTCGTAAGACTCAAACATGTCCCAGCTTGCGCAGGCCGGCGACAGCAGCACGACATCCCCCGGCCCGGCAAGGGAAGCCGCTTCGCGCACCGCCTTCCGGAGCGTCTTTTCGGCGTCCTCTTCAGGTTCGACGATTTTGACGTCCGGTAAACCTGCGAGCTCCGCCACGCGCGCCAGTTTCTCCCGCGTCTGGCCGAGCGCGACGAGCGCCTTCGCCTGATCCTTCAGGTGCGGCAGCAGCTCCATATAATCCGAACCGCGGTCGAGCCCGCCGGCAATCAGCACGACCCGGCCCGGAGCGAACGAACGAAGCGCGATAATCGCAGCCGTGCCGTTCGTCGCTTTCGAGTTGTTGTAATAAACGACGCCGCCTCGCTCGCATACGAATTCGAGCCGGTGCTCCACGCCGCGGAAGCCTCGCAGCGGCTCGATCAGCTGCTCGGGATTTGCGCCGGCCGCCAGGCAGGCGCAGATCGCCGCAAGCGCGTCCGACACGTTGTGCTTTCCGGGAATGCCCAGCTCGCCGACGGCAAGAATCGTTCGCTTGCTGCCGCCGCGCTCCTTCAGCACGATACTGCGCTCGACGCCGTCCTCCGCCGCCTCAATCGCTTCCGGATACGGCGGTTCGACATAGACGCCGTACTCGAGCTCGCGGCTCGTCGCGA
This genomic window from Paenibacillus humicola contains:
- the sigE gene encoding RNA polymerase sporulation sigma factor SigE gives rise to the protein MLVKWKLVLQLYYYRVLFLFGLKSEEIYYIGGSEALPPPLTREEEEYLLEKLPSGDTAIRAMLIERNLRLVVYIARKFENTGIHIEDLVSIGAIGLIKAVNTFDPEKKIKLATYASRCIENEILMYLRRNSKTRTEVSFDEPLNIDWDGNELLLSDVLGTENDTIYRNIEEQVDRKLLHKALDKLTERERIIMELRFGLADGEEKTQKDVADLLGISQSYISRLEKRIIKRLRKEFNKMV
- the spoIIGA gene encoding sigma-E processing peptidase SpoIIGA, coding for MNAVYIDVLFMINVMIDGSALLLTAWVRGVRAVWWKVLLAAFCGSLYAVLAVFPSLAFLFGIPVKLAVSVVMLLIVFGFGSIQHFVRLVFVFYAVNFVAGGAVLGLHYLLMSGSGEMKDILMFIGGRSDVHLRLGIVFLFSLISVGFYMFRSILMQRKERDLVRSHIAEVSVMIEGCERNCTGLIDTGNQLYEPLTRTPVMVMEASLWQEDLPPGWIKRIRDAEVDKLLATMQDEPFMWQDRLRLVPYRGVNRGAQFMLAIKPDLVVVRRDGEVYETRKVLVGLDAGRLAADGAYQAIVHPSLLHNQTNANGPIHSSSGRDGAACSSNGN
- the ftsZ gene encoding cell division protein FtsZ translates to MLEFDFETEQLAQIKVIGVGGGGSNAVNRMIENGVKGVEFITVNTDAQALNMAHSEQKLQIGDKLTRGLGAGANPEVGKKAAEESRESIMNTLKGADMVFVTAGMGGGTGTGAAPVIAEIARECGALTVGVVTRPFTFEGRKRSGQAEMGIEALKEKVDTLIVIPNDRLLEIVDKKTPMLEAFREADNVLRQAVQGISDLIAVPGLINLDFADVKTIMTERGSALMGIGNATGENRAAEAARKAIQSPLLETSIDGARGIIMNITGGSNLSLYEVNEAAEIVISASDPEVNMIFGASIDESLKEEIKVTVIATGFEHRSNPGLRRMAGQQPAEQQPAENRQTTTTPGPKPFGSGVSSDQLDIPAFLRNRRNNDR
- the ftsA gene encoding cell division protein FtsA codes for the protein MSSNDIIVSLDIGTSKVRAIIGEVQNGAINIIGVGSADSEGIRKGAIVDIDQTVQSIRNAVEHAERMVGIQINEVYVGIQGNHIALQTNRGVVAVSNEDREISEDDIDRVLQAAKVVALPPEREIVNLVPKQYLVDGLEGISDPRGMIGVRLEVEATVVTGAKTAIHNLVRCVEKANLQIAGIVLMSLASGQMALTKDEKMMGTVLADIGAGSATIAVFDQGSLSATSTLPIGGEYVTSDISYGLRTQTEQAEKIKQKYGCSLIGDAAEDQKFKVMRMGSNVEKEFTQVDLANIIEPRMQEIFHLIRQEVRRLGYGDKVNGYVLTGGAVTMPGTLGLAQVELESSVRIAVPDYIGVRDPSYTSGVGMIQYVSKYMRSRPVSAPKKSSSRKSGAAASSKPGLFERLKNLFSEFI
- a CDS encoding cell division protein FtsQ/DivIB; the encoded protein is MQEKVPVLREPVRKRRSGKKLLAVLLLLFIVILSVMFFHSSISKISSVDVEGEQVLSVESIKQAAGVKAGDAFFGISASAIERRVKTLKPVESVEVVKTFPGKIGITVREFPVVAFELSKKGELSAVLSNGVDVPATANLVADKPVLTGWQDNDPVKAQLAKQLAAIPPESLADFSEIIPDPSKSYPDRIKIYTRTRFEVITAASLLPSKIAMLNGVTQQQEPGIVTLLLADKWAPFNNAPSDEESSK
- the murA gene encoding UDP-N-acetylglucosamine 1-carboxyvinyltransferase, with protein sequence MDKLVIEGGKPLSGTIVIQGAKNAALPILAASMLVEGKVMLDHVPRLLDIDVMLNILRELGCEAVHEGQTVTLDTSTANSSHIPEALMRQMRSSIFLMGPLLARFGKVTVYQPGGCAIGERKIDLHLQGLTALGATVEEEGSRIVCCAGRLKGTEIHLDFPSVGATENIMMAAVLAEGMTTITNAAREPEIQDLQHFLNRMGAKIIGAGTDTITVEGVNRLEPCRYQVIPDRIVTGTVMVAAAATRGQVTLQHTNPVHLTSLIHVLRRAGVQIAVDGDIIKIGSSSRPKAIDRVVTSPYPAFPTDLQSQVMVLLALADGVSVMKETIFEGRFKHVDELCRMGADIRVDLNSAFIRGVSRLYGATVEATDLRAGAALVIAGLAAQGKTVVEQVHHIDRGYDRIETMLGRLGARIQRVPAAMDDRVYR
- the murB gene encoding UDP-N-acetylmuramate dehydrogenase, translated to MEQFLAELARTDVGDVRHREPLSAYTTWKIGGPADVFVIPHDEKQLAAVLRLLRKHSVPWTNLGRGSNMLVSDKGIRGVVIQLGDGFDYVRFEGTLVHAGAAFSFIKLSVLAGKEGLTGLEFAGGIPGTVGGAVYMNAGAHGSEVSRIFKSADVVLETGELVRYGPGDMQFAYRHTVLHDRPGVVARATFELREGDRKEIAASLASYKDRRRRTQPLQLPCAGSVFRNPPGDHAARLIQEAGLKGLRSGGAEVSAQHANFIVNTGQATAEDVLALMATIRSTVNDRFGVDLVPEVLVVGER
- the murG gene encoding undecaprenyldiphospho-muramoylpentapeptide beta-N-acetylglucosaminyltransferase; protein product: MRIVLTGGGTGGHIYPALAVGRHVAEEEPDTAILYIGTPKGLESRIVPAQGIDFEPVEITGFRRKLSLENVRTVMRFLKGVRRSKQLLAAFKPDVVVGTGGYVCGPVVYAAAKLGIPTLIHEQNAIAGLTNQFLARYADCVAVSFKESQTQFKRSKRVVFTGNPRASQVVKANRDKGFASLGLSQGSKIVLVVGGSRGAKAMNDAMVDMAPLTGRLPGVHFVFVTGESYYEGTMERIKKVIPQLSNYIHVLPYLHNMPEVLAASTLVVSRSGASSLAELTALGLPSILVPSPNVTNNHQEANARTLMNAGAAEMIIERRLTGAMLFERISAILGDSGRLAAMGTAARKLGMPQSAALLSAELKRLAGRS
- the spoVE gene encoding stage V sporulation protein E → MAKARSAPDMWMIVSILLILAIGLVMVYSASAVLAFHQFGDSFYFLKRQLLFAALGVGAMFVTMNTDYWIWKKYSKLALIVCFGLLVIVLIPGIGVVRGGARSWLGISSFGIQPSEFMKLAMIIFLAKLLSDRQQVVTSFTKGLLPPLGIMGLAFGLIMLQPDLGSAAVMVGASLLVIYTAGARLSHLGSLVLLGVGGLVGLILAAPYRMKRITGFLDPWSDPLGTGYQIIQSLYAIGPGGLVGLGLGMSRQKFNYLPEPQTDFIFSIVAEELGFIGGAAIIALFAILIWRGMRTAMTAPDTFGSLLAVGIVGIVGVQVFINIGVVIGMLPVTGITLPLVSYGGSSLTLLLTALGILLNISRYSR